The proteins below are encoded in one region of Myxocyprinus asiaticus isolate MX2 ecotype Aquarium Trade chromosome 13, UBuf_Myxa_2, whole genome shotgun sequence:
- the dexi gene encoding dexamethasone-induced protein homolog, with protein sequence MSHSIYSQLDSVESLINELPYMFYLGLFFVNVLILYYAFLMEYIVLNVGIVFLPEDMDQALVDLGVLSDPAFIPYDTDTELDVFEGYLE encoded by the coding sequence ATGTCACACTCCATTTACTCTCAGTTAGATTCAGTGGAATCGCTAATCAACGAGCTTCCATATATGTTTTATCTCGGCCTGTTTTTTGTCAACGTCTTAATTCTctattatgcatttttaatggaaTACATTGTCCTTAATGTAGGGATAGTATTCTTGCCAGAGGATATGGACCAGGCACTGGTGGATTTGGGTGTTCTCTCTGACCCAGCCTTCATTCCTTATGACACGGACACAGAGTTGGATGTTTTCGAGGGATATCTGGAATAA